From a region of the Terriglobales bacterium genome:
- the ftsW gene encoding putative lipid II flippase FtsW → MAKRVSVDKTLFAVTLLLVFSGLVMVFSASAVVAQERFDSPYTFLLRQLAWATAGLTAMVVAMNFDYRRYKHPAVVFSLLGVTTALLVAVLFLDRSHNTHRWIRLGALSFQPSELAKPAIILFLAYFLETRTRAINDWRGTLLPAVIPTVIFASLIVIQPDLGTAMVVVAITACLLFVGGMRLRYFAYAFAASLVPLYFLIFRVQWRYERILAFLNPYSDPQGRGFHIIQSLIAVGTGGVGGVGLMEGKQKLFYLPEPHTDFLFAVVAEETGLIGSLAVLALFTIFLYRGMRTAALTRDPFARFLAAGVTAMVVVQAFLNVSVVLGLLPTKGIPLPFLSYGGSSLFVTLASVGVLLNITQHTD, encoded by the coding sequence ATGGCCAAGCGCGTCAGTGTGGACAAGACACTCTTCGCCGTCACCCTGCTGCTGGTGTTCAGCGGACTGGTGATGGTCTTCAGCGCCTCCGCCGTCGTGGCCCAGGAGCGCTTCGATTCGCCCTACACCTTCCTGCTGCGCCAGCTGGCCTGGGCCACTGCCGGATTGACGGCCATGGTGGTGGCCATGAACTTCGACTATCGCCGCTACAAGCATCCGGCGGTGGTCTTTTCGCTCTTAGGCGTGACCACGGCGCTGCTGGTGGCGGTGCTCTTCCTCGACCGCTCCCACAACACGCATCGCTGGATCCGCCTGGGCGCGCTCTCCTTCCAGCCCTCGGAGCTGGCCAAGCCGGCGATCATCCTCTTCCTCGCCTACTTTTTGGAGACGCGCACCCGCGCCATCAACGACTGGCGCGGCACCCTGCTGCCGGCCGTCATCCCCACCGTGATCTTCGCCTCACTTATCGTCATCCAGCCCGACCTGGGCACGGCCATGGTGGTGGTGGCCATCACCGCCTGCCTGTTGTTCGTCGGGGGTATGCGGCTGCGCTACTTCGCCTACGCCTTCGCCGCCTCGCTGGTCCCGCTCTATTTCCTCATCTTCCGCGTGCAATGGCGCTACGAGCGCATTCTCGCATTCCTCAACCCCTATTCCGACCCGCAGGGGCGCGGCTTCCACATCATCCAGTCGCTGATCGCGGTGGGCACGGGCGGCGTGGGCGGCGTGGGATTGATGGAAGGCAAGCAGAAGCTCTTCTACCTGCCCGAGCCCCACACCGATTTCCTCTTCGCCGTGGTGGCCGAGGAGACGGGACTGATCGGGTCGCTCGCCGTGCTCGCCCTGTTCACCATCTTCCTGTACCGGGGGATGCGGACGGCGGCGCTCACTCGCGACCCCTTCGCGCGCTTCCTGGCCGCGGGCGTCACCGCCATGGTGGTGGTGCAGGCCTTCCTCAACGTGAGCGTGGTGCTGGGGCTGCTGCCCACCAAGGGCATCCCACTGCCCTTCCTCTCCTATGGAGGCTCGTCGCTGTTCGTCACCCTGGCCAGCGTCGGTGTCTTATTGAACATCACCCAGCACACGGACTAG
- the murG gene encoding undecaprenyldiphospho-muramoylpentapeptide beta-N-acetylglucosaminyltransferase: MRVILAGGGTGGHVIPALAIAQELRARHSADIKFVGTARGIETKLVPAAGFELDLIEVGALKNVGFATRLSTLWQLPGAVLRSRRILREFRPDVVIGVGGYASGPAVLAAEMAGVPTLLFEPNFVPGFANRKVARWASAAAVQFEETRRFFRNAEVTGVPVRKEFFAIAPRPADAPPTLLVFGGSQGAGALNRVMMESAAALKQAGWRVLHQTGERDYNQVQAAYSQSGISTEVTPFIDRMPEAFARADLLLCRSGGSTVAEVAAAGKPAIFVPFPRAADDHQRRNAEALAQAGAAVLIPEAELTSVRLVKSVGELLADKKRLGEMAAAARRLARPNAAEAVAAMAAKLAGVAKQ; the protein is encoded by the coding sequence ATGCGCGTGATTCTGGCGGGCGGAGGCACTGGCGGGCACGTCATCCCGGCCCTGGCCATCGCCCAGGAACTGCGGGCGCGCCATTCGGCCGACATCAAGTTTGTAGGCACGGCGCGCGGCATCGAGACCAAGCTTGTTCCCGCCGCCGGATTCGAGCTGGACCTCATCGAAGTAGGCGCGCTCAAGAACGTCGGCTTCGCCACGCGGCTGAGCACGCTCTGGCAGTTGCCGGGCGCCGTCCTGCGCTCTCGGCGGATCCTTCGCGAGTTCCGCCCAGATGTGGTCATCGGCGTCGGCGGCTACGCCTCCGGCCCGGCCGTGCTGGCGGCGGAGATGGCGGGCGTGCCTACCCTGCTCTTCGAGCCGAACTTTGTTCCCGGCTTCGCCAATCGCAAGGTGGCACGCTGGGCCTCGGCGGCCGCCGTGCAGTTCGAGGAGACGCGCCGCTTCTTTCGCAACGCGGAAGTCACTGGCGTCCCGGTGCGCAAGGAGTTTTTCGCGATCGCGCCGCGGCCGGCGGACGCGCCTCCTACGCTGCTGGTTTTTGGCGGCAGCCAGGGCGCTGGGGCGCTCAACCGGGTGATGATGGAGTCCGCCGCAGCGCTGAAGCAGGCCGGTTGGCGCGTCCTCCATCAGACCGGGGAGCGCGACTATAATCAGGTGCAAGCCGCCTATTCGCAGTCGGGGATTTCCACGGAAGTGACTCCCTTTATTGACCGCATGCCGGAGGCGTTCGCTCGCGCCGACCTGCTGCTGTGCCGCTCAGGGGGGTCCACCGTGGCGGAGGTCGCGGCAGCAGGGAAGCCGGCGATTTTCGTGCCCTTTCCGCGCGCCGCCGACGACCATCAGCGCCGCAACGCCGAGGCGCTGGCACAGGCGGGAGCCGCGGTGCTGATCCCGGAGGCGGAGTTGACCTCGGTGCGTTTGGTGAAATCCGTCGGCGAGCTTCTTGCCGACAAAAAGCGGCTTGGGGAAATGGCCGCCGCAGCGCGCAGGCTGGCTCGCCCCAACGCGGCCGAGGCAGTGGCGGCGATGGCGGCGAAGCTGGCTGGGGTCGCAAAGCAATAG
- the murC gene encoding UDP-N-acetylmuramate--L-alanine ligase codes for MFAKIQRVHFVGIGGIGMSGIAEVLLNLGYKVSGSDLKLSPVTERLTQLGATVFEGHRAENTAGAEVVVTSSAIARDNPEVAEARRGHVPVIQRAEMLAELMRLKYGIAVAGMHGKTTTTSMIAAVLAAGGLDPTVVVGGRVDAMGSNARLGKSQYLVAEADESDRSFLKLSPILAVVTNLDREHMDCYRDMDDVVRVFEQFMESVPFYGMVVICHDDERLRGMLPRLTRRAVTYGTHPDSDFCVNCGPRGRGEGSDGPRSRFSVGYRGKSLGDFDLHVPGAHNVLNATAAVAVGIGLDVPPDKIREALAHFRGVDRRFQSKGSVEGVTVIDDYGHHPTEIRATLAAARECGYQRVHVVFQPHRYTRTQLLLDDFATAFADADSVFVLDVYAASEAPIPGVTGEALARRVQESGGKAAVYVASFADAADAVSKLARSGDMVLTLGAGNVSHLGPQILERLGQRSAANERSAAAVKGATSRS; via the coding sequence ATGTTCGCCAAAATCCAACGCGTACACTTCGTGGGCATCGGCGGCATTGGCATGAGCGGCATCGCCGAGGTGCTGCTGAACCTCGGGTATAAGGTCTCTGGCTCCGACCTGAAGCTCTCGCCGGTCACGGAGCGGCTGACGCAGCTGGGTGCTACTGTTTTCGAAGGCCATCGCGCGGAGAATACCGCTGGGGCTGAGGTCGTGGTGACCAGCTCGGCCATTGCGCGCGACAACCCAGAGGTCGCCGAGGCCCGCCGCGGCCACGTCCCCGTCATCCAGCGCGCGGAGATGCTGGCGGAGCTGATGCGGCTGAAGTACGGCATCGCCGTCGCCGGCATGCACGGCAAGACCACGACCACTTCGATGATTGCGGCGGTGTTGGCCGCGGGAGGCCTCGACCCGACGGTAGTGGTCGGCGGGCGGGTGGACGCCATGGGCTCAAACGCCCGCCTGGGTAAGTCGCAGTACCTAGTGGCCGAGGCCGACGAGAGCGACCGCTCCTTCCTGAAGCTCTCGCCCATTCTCGCCGTGGTCACCAACCTCGACCGCGAGCACATGGACTGCTACCGCGACATGGACGACGTAGTGCGCGTCTTCGAGCAGTTCATGGAGAGCGTTCCGTTCTACGGCATGGTGGTGATCTGCCACGATGACGAACGCCTGCGCGGCATGCTGCCGCGCCTTACCCGCCGCGCCGTCACCTACGGCACGCACCCGGACTCGGACTTCTGTGTGAACTGCGGGCCGCGGGGCCGAGGGGAGGGAAGCGATGGGCCGCGCAGCCGCTTCTCGGTTGGCTATCGTGGGAAGTCTCTGGGCGACTTCGATCTGCACGTGCCCGGCGCGCACAACGTGCTCAACGCCACCGCGGCAGTGGCCGTGGGAATCGGCCTGGACGTCCCGCCGGACAAGATCCGCGAGGCGCTGGCGCACTTCCGCGGCGTGGACCGCCGCTTCCAATCCAAGGGCTCGGTCGAGGGCGTCACCGTGATCGACGACTACGGCCACCACCCCACGGAGATCCGGGCCACGCTGGCGGCGGCGCGCGAGTGCGGATACCAGCGCGTCCATGTGGTCTTCCAGCCGCACCGCTACACCCGCACCCAGCTCCTGCTCGACGACTTCGCCACCGCCTTCGCCGACGCCGACTCCGTCTTCGTGCTCGACGTTTATGCCGCGAGCGAAGCGCCCATCCCCGGCGTGACCGGCGAGGCCCTGGCCCGACGCGTCCAGGAAAGCGGCGGCAAGGCCGCCGTGTACGTGGCATCGTTCGCCGACGCGGCGGACGCCGTCTCGAAGCTCGCCCGCTCCGGCGACATGGTGCTGACGCTGGGGGCAGGGAACGTCTCCCACCTGGGTCCGCAGATCCTCGAAAGACTCGGCCAGCGCTCTGCGGCTAATGAGCGCTCGGCGGCGGCGGTAAAGGGCGCGACCTCCCGCTCCTGA
- a CDS encoding FtsQ-type POTRA domain-containing protein produces MAREDWYPTREKEQTRPRTRVAREEEPLAEELESERRISLDEEEESPFLRGQKRVPVRRGPLPRKAASRLKWAFAALLVLGLVGLAAAWTYRYGVKSWRFRLESRDNLEVTGAANVPRAQVLELFAGDIGHNVFSLPLEERKKQLEEIPWVESATVMRLLPNRVKVEIRERTPVAFVQIGSKISLIDSNGVIVELPSGKQKKYSFPVTAGMGDAEPLSTRAARMKIYNTLVRELDSEGGSYSAGLSEVDLSDTDDAKVTVADPVGAVLVHLGSGNFLARYKVYLAHVQEWRQQFQKLESVDLRYDRQVIVNPDTHRATPAAEKAVPKPAAPARRAAKSRKRK; encoded by the coding sequence ATGGCGCGAGAAGACTGGTATCCGACGCGGGAAAAGGAGCAGACCCGGCCGCGCACCCGTGTCGCGCGAGAGGAAGAGCCGCTGGCCGAGGAATTAGAGTCCGAGCGGCGCATCTCCCTCGACGAAGAAGAGGAATCACCCTTCCTGCGCGGGCAGAAGCGCGTCCCGGTGCGCCGCGGACCGCTGCCTCGCAAGGCCGCCAGCCGCCTGAAGTGGGCCTTCGCCGCGCTGCTGGTGCTGGGACTGGTGGGCCTGGCCGCTGCTTGGACCTACCGCTACGGCGTCAAGTCCTGGCGCTTCCGCCTGGAATCCCGCGACAACCTGGAAGTCACCGGAGCGGCCAACGTGCCGCGGGCGCAGGTGCTCGAGCTCTTCGCCGGCGACATCGGCCACAACGTGTTTTCCCTTCCGCTCGAGGAGCGCAAGAAGCAACTGGAAGAGATTCCCTGGGTGGAGTCGGCTACGGTCATGCGTCTGCTCCCCAACCGGGTGAAGGTGGAGATCCGGGAGCGCACGCCGGTGGCTTTCGTGCAGATTGGATCGAAGATCTCGCTGATTGATTCGAACGGCGTGATCGTGGAGCTGCCTTCCGGCAAGCAGAAGAAGTATTCCTTCCCGGTGACCGCCGGGATGGGCGACGCGGAGCCGCTCTCCACCCGCGCCGCGCGCATGAAGATCTACAACACGCTGGTGCGGGAGCTCGATTCCGAGGGCGGCAGCTACTCCGCCGGACTGAGCGAGGTGGACCTCTCGGATACCGACGACGCGAAGGTCACGGTGGCCGACCCGGTGGGCGCGGTGCTGGTGCACCTGGGCTCCGGCAACTTCCTTGCCCGCTACAAGGTGTACCTGGCGCATGTGCAAGAGTGGCGGCAGCAGTTCCAGAAGCTGGAGTCGGTGGACCTACGCTACGACCGGCAGGTCATCGTGAATCCGGATACCCATCGGGCCACGCCCGCGGCGGAGAAGGCGGTGCCCAAGCCGGCGGCTCCCGCGCGCCGCGCAGCCAAGAGCAGGAAGAGAAAGTGA